A genome region from Hevea brasiliensis isolate MT/VB/25A 57/8 chromosome 9, ASM3005281v1, whole genome shotgun sequence includes the following:
- the LOC131183443 gene encoding cationic peroxidase 2-like has product MERYIFSSSSQITHIIILMCVFVVMSATLVHGQGTRVGFYATTCPRAESIVSSTVATHFRANPAIAPALLRMHFHDCFVRGCDASVLIDGSNTEKTAPPNLGLRGYEVIDDAKTQLEAACPEIVSCADILALAARDSVVLTGGRSWLVPTGRRDGRVSLSSETTDLPGFTESIDSQKQKFSAKGLNTQDLVVLVGGHTIGTTACQFFSYRLYNFNGTASSDPAINASFLPQLQALCPQNGDGTKRVAFDTGSENRFDASFFDNLRDGRGILESDQKLWTDASTRAIVQRFLGITGLAAFNVEFGRSMVKMSNTGVKTGTDGEIRKICSAMNS; this is encoded by the exons ATGGAGAGATACATTTTTTCTTCTTCAAGCCAAATTACACACATTATTATATTAATGTGCGTCTTTGTTGTTATGTCTGCGACCTTGGTGCATGGCCAAGGCACTCGTGTTGGTTTCTATGCTACTACTTGTCCTAGAGCTGAATCCATTGTAAGCTCAACTGTTGCAACACATTTTCGAGCTAACCCTGCAATTGCTCCTGCTTTGCTGAGGATGCATTTCCATGATTGCTTTGTTCGAGGTTGCGATGCTTCTGTCCTTATTGATGGTTCCAATACTGAGAAAACTGCCCCACCAAATCTTGGGTTGAGAGGCTATGAAGTTATTGACGATGCCAAGACTCAGCTTGAAGCTGCATGTCCTGAAATTGTTTCTTGCGCTGATATTCTTGCACTTGCAGCCCGTGACTCTGTTGTTCTG ACTGGTGGACGAAGTTGGCTAGTGCCTACCGGACGTAGAGACGGCCGGGTGTCATTGTCATCTGAAACAACTGATTTGCCTGGCTTCACAGAATCCATTGATTCCCAAAAGCAAAAGTTCTCTGCCAAGGGTCTTAACACACAAGATCTTGTCGTACTTGTTG GAGGACACACCATAGGAACTACAGCTTGCCAGTTCTTTAGTTACAGATTATACAACTTCAATGGCACCGCAAGTTCTGATCCTGCCATTAATGCTTCATTCCTTCCTCAACTACAAGCACTGTGTCCACAGAACGGAGATGGGACAAAGCGAGTTGCTTTTGATACAGGTAGTGAAAACAGATTTGATGCATCTTTCTTCGACAACCTGAGAGATGGGCGAGGAATACTCGAGTCTGATCAGAAATTGTGGACTGATGCTTCGACGAGAGCAATTGTTCAACGTTTCCTGGGTATTACTGGTTTAGCTGCATTCAATGTTGAGTTTGGAAGATCCATGGTTAAGATGAGTAACACTGGAGTGAAGACAGGCACTGATGGTGAAATTAGGAAAATATGTTCAGCAATGAACTCATGA